The nucleotide window TCTTTGTTGGAGTCAACCTGTGAAAGATAAATGTTACAGATTTAGAAAAGTTCATAAGTTTGGTAAAAGTCAGATTGGACTGTTATTTAACCTCGTTCATGACATGTTCTCTCATTCGCAGCCTTTCCTCCTCCATCTCCACCATGTCATCCTCTTCATTAGTTGGATCATAGATTTTCTCAAGCTTAAAAAGCAGAATCACACAAGAAGACAAACTCTATTTTGTGATATAAAAGCAGAACAATTTGTAACTACAATCTATAATTTATACAATATAactaaaaaaactattttgaataGAATTccttttttttatctttaagcTCAGTACCTCCTTAGTGAATAAAGCTTCCAACTCTTGTTCATCAAAGAAACCATCTCCATTAGTGTCTGCAACACAAAGTGAAaacaattaaacatttaatttcttATCTTGTGGCTAAGCTGAATGGAGAGCATGAGTTTGAGAAAATCTTTTACCGTGCAGGTTAAAGAACGTTTTGGGGTCGAAATCTTCAGGGTCAAGGCCATCAGCCTCCTCCCACACTTCTTTCAGTTGATCCTTGCTCCCCTACACATGGAAACATAAAGAGAAGCATGAGCATATCCTTAGTGAAACCACAGAAGAAAAGAAGTTGCGTGCAGACTCACCGGATGGTTGACTTTGGGGTGATCAGCGTGTTTCTTCTTCATCTCCTCATAATGCTCCTCCTCTTTCTTCCTGCCCTCCTCATCCAGCGTCTTTAGGTGCTCCAGCCTCTCATGCTCTTTCATCATCTCGTACCTCTTAAACTCTTCATGCCGTTCCTTGTCGTAGTTCTCCAGATCTTTAGTAGCCTTTGTTGTGGGATTATAAAATGTGTATGAGTATTAGTTATTTTAGGATGTTTTACTGCCTTTCTTTCCTGGCCTGTTCCTTGGAAAACTGGTGAATTTTCATCTGCGTTATGGACTAAATGGCCATGAAATTTTGTCAGGGTACCATTACTTTTTGTTTACCAACCATTAATGGTTTTAATTGTACAAAAAGAACATGACTAAGATGTTGTTTGTAAATGTGTTGACCtcaaaataagaacaaaagttTCACTGTGtctttataatattaaaaaactACTCCTTACATGATAAAGTGCATATTGAAGATTGCACAAATCCTTGAGACTGTGTTTGTGAGacatcatttaaaaacattaaattggAACAGCACAATATTACataatggggcagtttcccagacagggcttaagccTAGTCCTATGGCATTGGCAATTTTCCATTGGATAGTAGCcaatggtttggtttgggtcagatcaactcactttggcgtggttagcttttccatcgagtttggtaacacttcggagtgggaggaaTTAAGGTAtatcgttatatttgcgctgcctactgctatGACATCacacaagtgagagcgttgttgtacattccaagtctggaaaaaacggTGTTCccgattctcaacctgtggattctctcagaccaatcggTGATCTACAGTATTTTCacatcacgttttggtatcgGCTTGGGTCGCTTTAGaacccaaccgaggtggtactaaaaaatgtatcgggtactacgtactgcacccagtggaaaagcccccaaaagtaagctgacccgacacaaaccaaaccgtggggtactatgcaaacGAAAAGCACCACTAGACTAGCTTAAATGTTAGTGATGTCTTGATCGAAAACTACTTGCTctgacatatttttaaaaaatatcagtGTGAgtgttttgttgtgtttatttataaattatgcttttaaaaatgacttaaatatcctaatttaactaaggtctagtcctggcttaagctaatccctgtctgggaaaccaccccattatGTACTGAGACATATTTCATTTTATGAATCAAACTATATATTCTTTCAACACACGTTCCAAGGTTTTTATAGTAAAACAAAGTTTAAGCAAAGATTTTGCCAGAATGTTCGGGTATAGTGTAGTCTGTTTTTTTACGTGTATGTTTGCTTAGTTTGAACGCTGCAAAGCATCGTTTATTTGACAGGTACGTTTATGCAGATGCTCGACACATGATCATTGTGACAAAATGCactgcatctcctgggctacatagtACATTTTCCTGTAAGCACGTGTGTCATACATATACAATGTACGCAGGTTTTCAAAAATCCAGAGGTGCGAAAAATGCGTCACGCACACTGTACGCAAACTCTTGGGGACACGGAAAAAAATGGACCATACTTTGGCCTTTagagtatttttttacagtaattacTGAAATGTCCAAACCTGTTCATAAAAAGAGCATGTCCACAAACTTTCCACAGCTTTAGGATTACGAGCACCAAAATCCAACAATGTAAGCATATGAAAATCAACAACTATGGAACCAAATGAAACCTGAAGAGGAATAGCACCATGACATACCGATTTGATGAGCCTGTCCAGATCCTCAACCTCAAAGGTGTGGGGGTTCATGTGGTTTAGATATTCAAACTGTTTGAGTAAGGCCTGGTGATCCACAGCAATATCTGATGGGGCAAAGATTTCACAAACGCTCAGGAACCTTCAGacttaaatataatttatcaaATCAGGAGTTCCTTCTAGTTTTGTCTcttttgtttatgtttgttaATTAACATGTTATTACATGTTATGCAGGTGTCAATAAGTCAAGCatgtcatttttgtttattttaaccatcaccaaaaaaacaaaaacaaacagacattaaaaaacTGTCAGCGTTTTGTAACACCAAAAATAAACAGGTTTTTCACAAACATTCTCACCATTTCCTCCTTCAATGTCCTGCTTGGCTTTGATCAACGTTCTTAGACGGCTGACCTCTTGCCTCTTCAGCTCATCCAGCTTGGTTCTGACATGGTGGCTCACAAAGTCAAGCTCTTTAGCCAATTTTCCTTGCTAAAATCAGCAAAAATCAAAGATTAGCTCTGCGTGACCTTTGTTATTCATAACACACATATGACATGCTGTTTCTTACCTTAATATCTTCCATGTCTGTATTGTGGAGCTTTTCTCTAAAATGTTGATCTTTCTCAAGGAAATCGATGACCTCCCTCAGATAGCGGTCATAATGCAGTCCAGTGTCCTAGACAAAATTGCAGAAATTACATTTCTGTATAATTCTCAATGTTTTTAAAGTTGTGAGCTTGTTACCCACACAATGGTTAATCCTTTACTGATATGCAACCAGCATATCTGGGTGTGAATTTTCATAAATTTATAGCATTTGTGCATTTGGCAAATCCTGTTATCCAAAGCGACATACAGTGCTATACATGTTTTATGTCTATGTGTGTTTCATCAGAATCAAACACATGAACTTTGAACTACTAATGCAATCCTCTACCAACTCAACCATAGCTATAAGGCTGGTATGCTGCCAGGGCTTATGTAATTGATTCAGATAGCTTACCACGCTCTGGGGTGACTCCTTGATGGTTTCCTCTGggatatttatttttgttttatctaTACTTATTGGCACTGCATTGGTACAGAAAATCAAACTGGCCAACACTAGGCAGCTGGTGAGGAGCCCCTTTATAAAGGCCATCTGGAAAAAAACACGAGATAAGAATAAGTATTAGGCATTAATACACACTGTCGGTCTCTCAAACCTACATATCCATACCTAGACAGCAATCTGTTCATCAAACGAATTAAGATTTAAATCGACCATATggaaaaaaaatgctgtttagGTAGAAAGCTCACACTaagattaaaaacaaaacatctgACTGTTGTTGGTGCACTCTACAAATCCGTTACTACtatgaaaaaacaacattaataGAGAAAAAAACACGACACTAAATATACACGGTTATGTTGGCAAGCTATATTATATTACAGTACGGTCGCTGACAGTGTGGCTTAACCTTACACCGGCTAATTTCATTAGCTTTCCACCTAGCATCGAAACTGGCCGTTGGGGTTTTATTTGGTCAGAAGTTGATTTAATGATGCTTTATGTGCGCTGAGGTAACTTGCCCGGTGCTATATTCACAATTTAGTCATGTTACTTACGGTGGTATATCGGTTTCAGCGAGCTATCTCTGGTGTTTTCGGGTTCCTTTCATTACCGCTGTCTTCCTGACTGTCCGTTATGTTGGACTGATGATGATGACTTTACGCAAGCAGGCTGAAAGCGGCTAGCGAGCTAACAGACTAGACCCGGCCACAGGAGACAGAGAGCGGGTCCACGTATATCAGTCTCAGCGCTTGATTTTCAGTGCGGTCAGGGATTGTAAATGTTGCTAATGAAATATGAGACGACAGGGGGCGCTTGGGGGCCCAGAAAGCCGGGACCCTTATGAGTCGCTTTAAAATCTCCACacagtttttataatatttaaaacatatagtATAAAAAGACTACAATCGTTTAAACGTATTAATTATATTGTTAAAACGCATGTTATACAAATACAATTCTGCACAGAGGCTTTCTATGATCTTTTTGTACAAAACGATTACCGCAAATGACTATGATTGGCCAGGCTTCACAAGCGCAGCAAAACGTAACAAGGATTACGTGATAACGCCGTTTACGTGTTGCTGTGGCAGTGGTCAAAAAGTCACATATAATGGCACAGCGacattttaataaacatttagtTAATATAAACTGATGTGTTCAATTAATAGCACAAttattttacttaaaatattaCATGTATACGTGTTATTTCGATAGTCCTGCCACTAAGCCCCGCCCATTTAATAACATGCTTAAGCATTTTGCCATCCTATCCGTTTTTATATTTCTGTAGATTTGCGGCGGATTAATGCCACCTGCTGGTAGTTTTAAAAAGACAGTTTAGTTCgttctcttttctttctttctttctttctttctttctttctttctttctttctttctttctttctttctttctttcttacttacttactttcttactttatttatttgggTGACAGCAAgcatcaaaattattattttgtttttttacatttgtatattccaTTTTATTTTAGTATTATTTAACTGTGATCAATTAAAATgtagacaaaataaataattaccatttttagtttttttctttttctttattgTCATTCACATATAATCAATAAACAAGACAATAACCACTTACATATCATATCACAATATGGTCAACATTCGTGCCTTTTTAACAATTCTTTTTAAcgaaacaaataaatattacGTTTCAACAGATATACAAGAGAATATCATTTCAAACGCAGAACTACTACTTACatacacaaaacattttgtaaaGAGAAAATAAATACATGAATTTTCCAGGCCGGAAGTTATATTTTACATCACTTCCGCCTTCAAACTTTACTTCCTCTCGGCCTCGGCTTGGTCTTTCTCTTTCCTCGCTCTCAAAACCGCCATCATGGGTCGTATGCACGCTCCTgggtatgtgtttattttacGATAAATAACACCTTCTGTGGACCACACTGACGACCGAAAATGGTGATAACTCTTTAGGATCGAAAATATACTTTGTTTGATGTAGGAAATGTTTATAAAGAACCCAAATCTGTCTCCACGTTCTCTTCCTCTGTATAACGTGATGGCACCACATGTAACGTTAGTGAGACGGGCTGCAGCCTCGACAGATGCCCGTGTTAAAAACTGCTCTCGACTACACAATCcgtcattaatattaatttttgtTTGTACATGTGCCACGAAATGTTCGCGAAGGCGATATTCGTTTTTATATAACGTACGTTCGATATCAGATGTGCTTAGCGGCGAGTTGTTAACTTTGCACTGAACAGTTCTTCACATAAAACGAATTTGTACCACTGTTTAGGGTGTGTAATGGAAAATAAGTTATCTTTCTTTATAATTTTGTGCAtatttgatgtttgttttgtaCTTTTCAATTACCCGATGTAATGTAACAATTACCAGTATACTTTGggattatttaattaaatttttaatgttgtattcttatttttttccagCAAGGGCTTGTCTCAGTCGGCACTGCCCTATAGACGAAGTGTCCCCACAGTAAGTTTTATCTGAACAGTGATGTTGAATATACAGAAATGCAAACATTGTCAAAATGATGTTAAACAGTCACCATGATTTTTGTCTTTTTAGTGGCTCAAACTGACATCAGATGATGTTAAAGAGCAAATCTTTAAACTGGCTAAGAAGGGTCTGACCCCCTCACAGATTGGTAAGTCTACATTTACGACCAGATGTAGATAAAACTTCAAAACTTGTATTGAAAGGAATCAGTCAACGCATATGCGTAGTCTACAGAGTGTCAACAGTTTTGCTAGTTATTGTTCTAGATCTAATATCTCTTGCTCTTACCTCTAGGTGTGATCCTCAGGGATTCCCATGGTGTTGCCCAGGTGCGTTTTGTCACTGGCAACAAAATCCTTAGGATCCTGAAGTCCAAGGGCTTGGCTCCTGATCTGCCTGAGGATCTCTACCACCTCATCAAGAAGGCTGTGGCTGTGAGGAAGCACTTGGAAAGGAACCGAAAGgtaaattaacaataacataaGAACATGTTTTTCATTTACTGTGTAGCATCATTAATTTTAAGCTACCATCGGCTGGTTTGTTGCATTAGAAAAGACATCCCTTTCCCACTTGCAATTCACCTTTTTTACTTTTTGGTGATGTTATGATGTAGTCAACATAGTACATTTAGAGTTAACCTCATacttgctgcttgta belongs to Paramisgurnus dabryanus chromosome 2, PD_genome_1.1, whole genome shotgun sequence and includes:
- the nucb2a gene encoding nucleobindin-2a isoform X1, with the protein product MFPMAFIKGLLTSCLVLASLIFCTNAVPISIDKTKINIPEETIKESPQSVDTGLHYDRYLREVIDFLEKDQHFREKLHNTDMEDIKQGKLAKELDFVSHHVRTKLDELKRQEVSRLRTLIKAKQDIEGGNDIAVDHQALLKQFEYLNHMNPHTFEVEDLDRLIKSATKDLENYDKERHEEFKRYEMMKEHERLEHLKTLDEEGRKKEEEHYEEMKKKHADHPKVNHPGSKDQLKEVWEEADGLDPEDFDPKTFFNLHDTNGDGFFDEQELEALFTKELEKIYDPTNEEDDMVEMEEERLRMREHVMNEVDSNKDRLVSLDEFLVATKKKEFLEPDSWETLEQNQAYTEDEMREFEEQLVRQEQDLNQKAADLQKQKEELERQQDQLNAQKIELQQAVEHMERLKTQNEQPEMHLEGNAVPEMLGHDQPPIPPEHQPLPPGHQEIPPEQHVVLQNQQDLGQGHHNIPRNNQPMPPGHNNLPQDSPQVLLNHNNVP
- the nucb2a gene encoding nucleobindin-2a isoform X2, encoding MAFIKGLLTSCLVLASLIFCTNAVPISIDKTKINIPEETIKESPQSVDTGLHYDRYLREVIDFLEKDQHFREKLHNTDMEDIKQGKLAKELDFVSHHVRTKLDELKRQEVSRLRTLIKAKQDIEGGNDIAVDHQALLKQFEYLNHMNPHTFEVEDLDRLIKSATKDLENYDKERHEEFKRYEMMKEHERLEHLKTLDEEGRKKEEEHYEEMKKKHADHPKVNHPGSKDQLKEVWEEADGLDPEDFDPKTFFNLHDTNGDGFFDEQELEALFTKELEKIYDPTNEEDDMVEMEEERLRMREHVMNEVDSNKDRLVSLDEFLVATKKKEFLEPDSWETLEQNQAYTEDEMREFEEQLVRQEQDLNQKAADLQKQKEELERQQDQLNAQKIELQQAVEHMERLKTQNEQPEMHLEGNAVPEMLGHDQPPIPPEHQPLPPGHQEIPPEQHVVLQNQQDLGQGHHNIPRNNQPMPPGHNNLPQDSPQVLLNHNNVP
- the rps13 gene encoding small ribosomal subunit protein uS15; its protein translation is MGRMHAPGKGLSQSALPYRRSVPTWLKLTSDDVKEQIFKLAKKGLTPSQIGVILRDSHGVAQVRFVTGNKILRILKSKGLAPDLPEDLYHLIKKAVAVRKHLERNRKDKDAKFRLILVESRIHRLARYYKTKRVLAPNWKYESSTASALVA